A part of Desulfofundulus salinus genomic DNA contains:
- a CDS encoding acyl-CoA dehydratase activase: MKGYLGIDVGSVSTNLVFMDENGKIREAIYLRTRGQPIFALQEGLRQLAERLPANTIVRGVGTTGSGRFLAGIIAGADVVKNEITSHAVAASTLVPGVQTILEIGGQDSKIIILRNGVVTDFAMNTVCAAGTGSFLDQQAARLNIPIEDFGELALKSTVPVRIAGRCAVFAESDMIHKQQMGYSLPDILAGLCEALVRNYLNNVGKGKEILPPVVFQGGVAANAGMRRAFEQALGLEVHVPPHYNVMGAVGAALLAREKMAGGGTSRFRGFGVAKTRFKAGGFECENCPNLCEVVEITREGEVIARWGDRCGRWSGSLGYQENAV, from the coding sequence ATGAAAGGATACCTGGGCATCGATGTTGGTTCCGTAAGCACCAACCTGGTCTTTATGGATGAAAACGGTAAAATCAGGGAAGCCATTTACCTGCGCACCCGGGGGCAGCCCATTTTTGCTTTGCAGGAGGGATTGCGGCAGCTGGCCGAACGCCTGCCCGCAAATACTATTGTCCGGGGGGTAGGCACCACCGGCAGCGGCCGTTTTTTGGCCGGGATAATTGCCGGGGCCGATGTGGTAAAAAATGAAATTACCAGCCACGCCGTGGCTGCCTCCACCCTGGTACCGGGAGTGCAGACCATCCTGGAGATTGGGGGCCAGGACTCCAAAATCATTATCCTGCGCAATGGCGTGGTGACCGACTTTGCCATGAACACTGTTTGTGCCGCAGGCACCGGCTCTTTCCTGGACCAGCAGGCGGCCCGGTTGAATATTCCCATCGAAGATTTCGGTGAACTGGCCCTGAAATCCACCGTTCCAGTACGTATAGCCGGTCGTTGTGCCGTTTTTGCCGAGTCGGACATGATCCATAAACAGCAGATGGGTTACAGCCTGCCCGATATCCTGGCCGGTTTGTGTGAGGCCCTGGTCCGCAATTACCTGAACAACGTCGGCAAGGGTAAAGAGATTCTCCCCCCGGTTGTCTTTCAGGGCGGAGTAGCGGCCAACGCCGGTATGCGGCGGGCCTTCGAACAGGCCCTGGGCCTGGAAGTACATGTACCCCCCCATTATAACGTGATGGGGGCGGTGGGGGCGGCCCTTTTAGCCCGGGAGAAAATGGCCGGCGGAGGAACCAGCCGGTTTCGGGGATTCGGGGTGGCTAAAACCCGCTTTAAAGCCGGGGGCTTTGAATGTGAAAATTGCCCGAACCTGTGCGAAGTGGTGGAAATCACCCGTGAAGGCGAAGTTATTGCCCGCTGGGGGGATCGTTGCGGCCGATGGTCCGGCTCCCTGGGGTATCAAGAGAACGCCGTTTAA
- a CDS encoding carbohydrate-binding protein, whose product MIQGWSDTPKGVEVRPAGFNEVNIIYNGLLAKSGADQVYLHCGFGDPKNWQNVNTIKMERTQRGWESTLRMQNGMMSFCFKDSANNWDNNNGYNWTVRA is encoded by the coding sequence TTGATTCAGGGTTGGTCTGATACTCCGAAAGGCGTAGAGGTGAGGCCGGCTGGCTTTAATGAAGTGAACATTATTTACAACGGACTTCTGGCCAAAAGTGGTGCCGACCAGGTTTACTTACACTGCGGGTTTGGTGACCCGAAAAACTGGCAAAATGTTAACACCATTAAAATGGAACGCACCCAGCGGGGCTGGGAAAGTACCCTGCGCATGCAAAACGGCATGATGTCTTTCTGTTTCAAGGATTCGGCCAACAACTGGGATAACAACAACGGTTACAACTGGACAGTGCGGGCTTAA
- the lysA gene encoding diaminopimelate decarboxylase — protein MKLHGTMTINSRGHLEIGGCDTVELASTFGTPLYVVDEELFRQNCREYYRAFTEKHGAEVIYAAKTLLNLAICRLVEEEGLGMDVVSGGELYTALQAKFPMSRVYFHGNNKSREELRLALEARVGRFMVDNLYELEMLNQLAGEMHTRADVILRLTPGIEAHTHEYIKTGQIDSKFGLVIENGQALAGVKRALEMDHIVLHGLHCHIGSQIFELDSYAHAAGVMMDFAALVARETGWAPSELDLGGGLGIYYAEGDQPRPVAEYADVVMRSVREKAMAHGLPVPRVIVEPGRSISGPAGTTLYTVGAVKDIPGVRKYVAVDGGMGDNPRPALYQSRYEACVANKAAAPAEEVVSIAGKCCESGDMLIWDIALPGVQPGDILAVSCTGAYNYSMSMNYNRLPRPAMVLVKDGRADIIVERETYADLLRNDVIPERLRKSRRLNVASAR, from the coding sequence ATGAAGCTACACGGCACCATGACCATTAACAGCCGGGGCCACCTGGAAATTGGTGGCTGCGATACCGTAGAGCTTGCTTCTACCTTTGGCACCCCCCTTTATGTTGTGGATGAAGAGCTTTTCCGGCAAAATTGCCGGGAGTACTACCGGGCCTTCACCGAAAAACACGGTGCCGAGGTCATCTATGCGGCCAAGACATTGCTCAACCTGGCCATCTGCCGCCTGGTGGAGGAAGAAGGGCTGGGCATGGATGTGGTTTCCGGCGGCGAACTATATACTGCCCTGCAGGCCAAATTCCCCATGTCCCGGGTTTATTTCCACGGGAACAACAAGTCCAGGGAAGAACTGCGCCTGGCCCTGGAAGCCCGGGTGGGGCGGTTCATGGTGGATAATCTTTACGAGCTGGAAATGCTCAACCAGCTGGCCGGTGAGATGCACACCAGGGCAGACGTTATCCTGCGCTTAACCCCCGGCATTGAGGCCCATACCCATGAGTACATTAAAACCGGTCAGATTGACAGCAAATTCGGCCTGGTTATTGAAAACGGCCAGGCTCTGGCCGGGGTAAAACGGGCCCTGGAGATGGATCATATTGTCCTTCACGGTTTGCATTGTCATATTGGTTCGCAGATTTTCGAGCTGGATTCTTACGCCCACGCGGCCGGAGTAATGATGGATTTTGCCGCCCTGGTGGCCAGGGAGACCGGCTGGGCTCCGTCCGAACTTGATCTGGGAGGCGGGCTGGGCATCTACTACGCCGAAGGGGATCAACCCCGCCCGGTGGCCGAGTATGCCGATGTAGTTATGCGGTCCGTCCGGGAAAAGGCCATGGCGCACGGCCTGCCCGTACCCAGGGTTATTGTGGAACCCGGGCGTTCCATCAGTGGTCCGGCGGGTACTACCCTTTACACCGTCGGGGCGGTAAAGGACATTCCCGGGGTGCGCAAGTACGTGGCCGTGGACGGCGGTATGGGTGATAACCCCCGCCCGGCCCTTTACCAGTCCCGTTACGAGGCCTGCGTGGCCAACAAGGCCGCCGCACCGGCGGAAGAAGTGGTCTCCATCGCCGGCAAGTGCTGTGAATCCGGGGACATGCTCATCTGGGATATCGCCCTGCCCGGGGTCCAACCCGGGGATATCCTGGCGGTCAGCTGTACCGGTGCCTACAACTACTCCATGTCCATGAATTACAACCGCCTGCCCCGGCCGGCCATGGTGCTGGTTAAGGACGGCCGTGCCGATATCATTGTAGAGCGGGAGACCTACGCCGATCTTCTGCGTAATGACGTGATCCCGGAAAGGTTGCGCAAGAGCCGGCGGCTAAATGTGGCTTCGGCACGCTAA